The following coding sequences are from one Arachis hypogaea cultivar Tifrunner chromosome 7, arahy.Tifrunner.gnm2.J5K5, whole genome shotgun sequence window:
- the LOC112703149 gene encoding uncharacterized protein produces the protein MRKERDLVGENAKRKNWNCRCALPSLSLPLLLEAAPLVTTASCLLAIMKKMMVTKKEKPYYNKNHDLRCQTKAIARVFKEMSQENKNIVEEMRFGGLAHVPEMNVSHKLLRELIRCYDDYHGYFDILYGRIYITPAKIRDALVINYGGDGFSEKVEYNKLTEEQKGTIDNFKGATLASLTKFVLDMSIEEEENRQKFKRTVFIVTP, from the exons ATGAGGAAAGAGAGAGATCTCGTGGGAGAGAACGCAAAGAGGAAGAACTGGAATTGCCGCTGTGCTTTGCCTTCGCTGTCGCTGCCGCTGCTGTTGGAAGCTGCGCCGCTGGTAACTACCGCTAGCTGTCTTCTTG CAATAATGAAAAAGATGATGGTCACAAAAAAGGAGAAGCCATACTATAAC AAAAATCACGATCTGAGATGCCAAACAAAAGCAATAGCAAGGGTGTTCAAAGAAATGAGtcaggaaaataaaaatattgtggaAGAAATGAGATTCGGTGGACTGGCACATGTGCCAGAAATGAATGTCTCTCACAAGCTCTTGAGAGAATTGATTCGTTGCTATGATGACTATCATGGATACTTTGACATTCTCTATGGTAGAATATACATAACACCTGCCAAGATAAGAGATGCGCTGGTTATAAATTACGGCG ggGATGGTTTTTCTGAAAAAGTTGAGTACAACAAACTGACTGAGGAACAAAAGGGGACAATTGACAACTTTAAAGGTGCTACTTTGGCATCTTTGACAAAATTTGTGCTTGACATGAGTATTGAAGAGGAAGAGAACCGACAGAAATTCAAAAGGACTGTTttcattgtaacaccctaa